A stretch of the Sphingomonas sp. CL5.1 genome encodes the following:
- a CDS encoding class I adenylate-forming enzyme family protein, whose amino-acid sequence MTDAAEALAEPFGLLPDLIRLHARRQPDKLAIADDTSRVTYAALDRAMDRVAAALQRDGTQQRQAVAMVSYPSVEQAIVFLGALRAGSIAAPIQPSATPEQIAGMIADSGANLVFLDAANAEALNSQTLAARVVRLEALGDWLAPEDAKPAPVEIAPEDGFNIIYSSGTTGIPKGIVQSHAMRWQHFSRNSAAGFATAVTLLSTPLYSNTTLVSFLPTLAWGGTVVLMKKFDAHRFLELAEKYRATHTMLVPVQYQRIMALPDFDRFDLSSFRFKTCTSAPFKPELKRDVLNRWPGKLVEYYGMTEGGASFALVADEFPDKLHTVGRLLPGHEAKLLDEEGNEVPPGGVGEIVGRSPAMMNGYHGRESATRDAEWFDADGERWLRHGDVGRFDEDGFLTLMDRKKDMIISGGFNVFPSDLEAVLAQHPAVADCTVVGVPSDEWGETPVGFYVPRAGAAEGAEDIRTWANARLGKTQRLSALYVADELPRSAIGKVLKRELRDRLAAGEFA is encoded by the coding sequence ATGACCGATGCCGCCGAAGCGCTCGCCGAGCCGTTCGGGTTGCTGCCCGACCTCATCCGCCTCCACGCGCGCCGCCAGCCGGACAAGCTCGCGATCGCGGACGACACGTCGCGGGTGACCTATGCCGCGCTGGACCGCGCGATGGATCGCGTCGCTGCCGCGCTGCAACGCGACGGCACGCAGCAGCGGCAGGCGGTGGCGATGGTGTCCTATCCGTCCGTCGAGCAGGCGATCGTGTTCCTCGGCGCGTTGCGGGCGGGCAGCATCGCCGCGCCGATCCAGCCCTCCGCCACGCCGGAGCAGATCGCCGGCATGATCGCGGACAGCGGCGCGAACCTCGTCTTCCTCGACGCCGCTAATGCCGAGGCGCTGAACAGCCAGACGCTCGCCGCGCGCGTCGTCCGGCTGGAGGCGCTCGGCGACTGGCTCGCGCCGGAGGACGCCAAGCCCGCCCCGGTCGAAATCGCGCCGGAGGACGGCTTCAACATCATCTATTCCTCCGGCACCACCGGCATCCCCAAGGGGATCGTGCAGAGCCATGCAATGCGCTGGCAGCATTTCTCGCGCAACTCGGCCGCCGGCTTCGCCACGGCGGTAACCTTGCTCTCCACCCCGCTCTACTCGAACACCACGCTCGTCAGCTTCCTGCCGACGCTGGCGTGGGGCGGCACGGTGGTGCTGATGAAGAAGTTCGACGCGCACCGCTTCCTCGAGCTGGCCGAGAAATATCGCGCGACGCACACCATGCTGGTGCCGGTGCAGTACCAGCGCATCATGGCGCTGCCCGATTTCGACCGCTTCGACCTCTCGTCGTTCCGCTTCAAGACCTGCACCTCCGCGCCGTTCAAGCCCGAGCTGAAGCGCGACGTGCTCAATCGCTGGCCCGGCAAGCTGGTGGAATATTACGGCATGACCGAGGGTGGAGCGTCCTTCGCGCTGGTCGCGGATGAGTTTCCCGACAAGCTCCACACCGTCGGCCGCCTGCTGCCGGGGCATGAGGCGAAGCTGCTCGACGAGGAGGGCAATGAAGTGCCGCCTGGCGGCGTCGGCGAGATCGTCGGCCGCTCCCCGGCGATGATGAACGGCTATCACGGCCGCGAATCCGCGACGCGCGACGCCGAATGGTTCGACGCGGACGGAGAGCGCTGGCTGCGCCACGGCGATGTCGGCCGGTTCGACGAGGACGGCTTCCTGACGCTCATGGACCGCAAGAAGGACATGATCATCTCGGGCGGGTTCAACGTCTTCCCGTCCGATCTGGAAGCGGTGCTGGCGCAGCATCCGGCGGTGGCCGACTGCACCGTGGTCGGCGTGCCGAGCGATGAATGGGGCGAGACGCCGGTCGGCTTCTACGTCCCGCGCGCCGGCGCGGCGGAGGGCGCGGAGGACATCCGCACATGGGCCAATGCAAGGCTCGGCAAGACGCAGCGGCTGTCGGCGCTATACGTCGCCGACGAGCTGCCGCGCAGCGCGATCGGCAAGGTGTTGAAGCGCGAGCTGCGCGACCGGCTCGCGGCGGGGGAGTTCGCATGA
- a CDS encoding thioesterase family protein: MTSLKQILDGLAPMPDAPGWRGTISDDWLQGRTSYGGLSAAIALHCAMRSDEDLPPLRSAQVSFVGPLAGPILVTTHRLRRGKNAAFIEASIESEAGLGLRCTFVFMRAIKSEVDYQTTSLPDFPRPGPDDTTFKGASAVAFTRNFEFLDRRDGPGLKPAEWLRWTRLNEREGLDPMVELIAVGDCLPPAALRLIGRNVPMSSMTWILNVLGPTPSTEDGWWLLRSNADYARAGSSSQQMGIWNAAGEMVAEQMQSVALFA, translated from the coding sequence ATGACCAGCCTGAAACAGATCCTCGACGGCCTCGCGCCGATGCCCGACGCCCCCGGCTGGCGCGGGACGATCTCCGACGACTGGCTGCAGGGCCGCACCTCCTATGGCGGGCTGTCGGCGGCGATCGCGCTGCATTGCGCGATGCGGTCGGACGAGGATTTGCCGCCGCTGCGCTCGGCGCAGGTGTCGTTCGTCGGCCCGCTCGCCGGCCCGATCCTCGTGACGACGCATCGCCTGCGGCGCGGCAAGAACGCCGCCTTCATCGAGGCCAGCATCGAGAGCGAGGCCGGGCTGGGGCTGCGCTGCACCTTCGTCTTCATGCGCGCGATCAAGAGCGAGGTGGATTACCAGACCACCAGCCTCCCCGATTTCCCTCGCCCCGGCCCGGACGACACGACGTTCAAGGGCGCATCCGCCGTCGCCTTCACGCGCAACTTCGAGTTCCTCGACCGTCGCGACGGGCCTGGGCTGAAGCCGGCGGAATGGCTGCGCTGGACGCGGCTCAACGAACGCGAGGGGCTGGACCCGATGGTCGAGCTGATCGCGGTCGGCGACTGCCTGCCGCCCGCCGCGCTGCGCCTGATCGGGCGGAACGTGCCGATGAGTTCGATGACGTGGATCCTGAACGTGCTCGGCCCCACGCCCTCGACGGAGGACGGCTGGTGGCTGCTGCGGTCCAACGCCGATTACGCGCGCGCCGGGAGCTCCTCGCAGCAGATGGGCATCTGGAACGCCGCCGGGGAGATGGTCGCGGAGCAGATGCAGTCGGTGGCGCTGTTCGCCTGA